The DNA region GGCCGACGTGAACCCGCCATTCCCAGTGGTAGAAGTCCTTGCCGCCCAAGGCCTGCACGCCACGCTGGTAGGCGCCCTTGAAGGCCGGGTCGTCCATGAACGCATGGCTGTTGAAGCAGATCAACGCGTCGTTCGAATAGACACTGGGCAGCACCGTGCGAGGGATCCAATACGCGGTGCGCAAAGCGAACCAAGCAAGACGGAACTTGACTGACCACGTTTGCGCCACCCGGTCACGATACCCTGCTGGTCTATGGATATCGTTGGCGTCCTGGAACTTCCGGCGCCCAGCCTCAGTTCGGTGGCTTGATCAGCAAACCCTGACCGGTGGGCAACGCACATATCGACACGCCCAATTCGCGCGCAACGTCATCCATGGCAACGCGTTGCTCATCCCGGCCCCGGTTCGCATAATCGTCGAGGAGGACGAATGCGCCGGGGGTAAGTCGCGGCCAAAAATGGCGCAGAGCGGCCACTTCGGGTGGAGCGCAATTCATGTCGATATGTAGGTACGCCACCGATTCCGCGTCGACCTGGTCCAAGGTCTCCGGTACCGCGCCGACGATGATGCGCTGATTGGTCCATTGTGCGAAGTTCGCCCGCACGCTGTCGACGGAATCGACATACATTCCGTTGCGCACGAGTTCGTCGCTCTTTGCGAGGGCTCCCGACTCGCGTTCACTATCGGTGATGAAGCGGGGGTCGATTCCCGAGAAGGTGTCGAGCAGGTAGAACGTCTTGCCCAATCGATCCCAATCGAGGTATTCCATGATGGCGCTGCTCAAAAAGCCGTAGCTGACTCCGCATTCGACGAACTCGCCCTTGAGGTGGCTTGCGCTCGACGCGGCCCACAAACCGACATGCACGCGCCACTGCCATTGATACCAATCTTCGTCGCCGAGCGCGCGGGCGCCTCGCTGGTAGGCGCGCTGAAAGTCCGGGTCGTCCACGAAGGAGTGGCTGTTGAAACAGATCAGCGCGTCGTTCGAGTACACATTGGGTAGCAGTTTGCGTGCGACCCAGTACTCGGCACGGATGGCGCGCAACCAAAGGCGGGTGCGTCCAGAAATTTTGCTCACTACAGCGGCCACCTTAATGTTCGACTTCTACAGCCTGCAGGGAAGTTGTACCTGCGCGCCGAATACCCTACCCACGAGGCGTATTCAGCCAGCTGCCCGTTTCGGACCGTCATGCCGGCTTGACCAGCAGTCCCTGACCCGTGGGCAGCGCGCATATCGGAACGTTCAGTTCGATCGCCAGTTCGTCCATCGCCCGGCGCTGCTCGTCGAAGCCTCGATAAGCGTAATCGTCCAGGAGGACAAAGGCACCGGGAGTGAGCCGCGGCCAGAAGTGCCGTAACGCAGCGACTTCAGGTGGTGCGCAGTTCATGTCGATGTGGAGGAACGCGACCGCGTCAGAGTCGACCTGATCAAGCGTTTCTGGAACCGCACCGACGATGATGCGGTGGTTGCGCCACTGCGCGAAATTCGCCCGAACACTGTCGACCCCGCTGACATAGGTCCCGTGTTGCAGACTGCGCTCACTCTTTTTCACCGCCCCCGCGTCGCGCTCACCGTCGGTGATGAATCGAGGATCGATACCCGCGAACGTGTCCAGCAGGAAGAACGTCTTTCCGAGTTCGTCCCAATCGAGATGCTCCATCACGGCGCTGCTCAAGAAACCGAAGTTGACACCGCACTCCACGAAATCGCCCTCTAGACGGCTCGCACTTTTGGCCGCCCACAAGCCGACGTGCACGCGCCAATGCCACTGGTACCAGTCGAGGTCGCCCACTGCGCGCGCGCCGCGCTGGTAGGCCCTTTGGAATTCCGGATCGTCCAGGAACGCATGGCTGTTGAAGCAAATCAGGCCATCGTTGGCGTACACCTTCGGCAGCAACTTTCGCGCCAGCCAATACTGGCCGCGTACCACCTTGACCGCCAGACGCGCACTAGCCGACAGTTCGTTGGCCATCTCATGCCGCCCGTAACACGAAGGCGGTCTGGTCACCACGGCCCTCTCGATTGAGCCGTTCCGACCGCCGTTCCCAACGCCACATCTGCTTGGGTCCGAAGATCCGCAGCAATTCGACGAAACTCTTGATCTCGGGTAGCGCAATGTCACGCCGGTAGGCTTCGCTCCCGAAGAACTGCGAGGAGTTCGAATCATCCCAGGTGTCCACCACCTGCAGCCCCACCGCCTCCGCCGCCAACGCCATTCCGCGCCTCGAGGGCACCAGGGTATGCCGGGGCGCGTCGATCAGGCACCAGTGCGCTCCGTAGACCGACCATGCTTCCGACGAGGTAGTCGGCAGTCGAACCAGGCAGATCCCGTCGGGCGCCAACCTCTCGCGCGCGGCCTGGAGGGTCGCGACCGGATCCGGAACATGCTCCAGCGAATGGTTGAACATGATGAGGTCGAACTCACCCTCGACCTCGCCCATGAATCGCTTAGTGATCGGCACGCCGGATGGCGTCCGGGTGTCAGCCTCGATGAAAGGGTCCGCGCCGGCGAGGTCGGTGAACCCCACTCTGGCCAACCGCTCGAGCAGCCCGCCGCCGCCGCAGCCGACATCCAAGACTCGCGCCTGGCGACCCACGTTCAACAGCCCCAGCATTCGGACGACGTCGCCGCTGGCATCGCGAGTCCCGACCAGCGAACGGATTCCCGGGGGCAGCGCCGCGATTATCCGGCCGATGAACTTCCCGCCGGTCCCTAATGAAAAGCGATCCTGCTGCATCGTGAGCCAGGGGAACACGCCCGCTTCCACGGGAGCATTGTAGGAATAGTATTTGCGGGGATAGTGCCGGGCGAGTTCTTCGCCTTCGAGCACGGTCAATATCTGCAACGTATCGCAGCCCACGCACACGTAATACTCGAACAGCTCGCGGGTTCCGTAATACATCTCTTTGACCGAGATGACCAGGTGTGGGCCAGTCGATCCGCAGGCCCGGCAGCTTTCGTCGACTTCGTTCATTTTCCCTCCCAGTCAATGTTCGTTGTCCAGCTCGTTGACCCCGCACCGACCAGGACGTGCATCAGCGTCAGGCCGGCCGCCTCGAGTCGGCGAACTTCTCCACCACGTCGGCGGCGTTGATCACGCTGTCCGCTGGTTTGGACATGGCGGTCGCGAGTTCGCGGGCGCGGCCGGCGTAGCCCGGTGCCAGGATGCGGCGAAGGTCGGCCACCAGATTGTCGCGGTTGGATTTCGAAAAGCGCCGGGTGGTACCCACTTTCAGGCGCTTGATCTGGCCGCCCCAGAGCGCTTGATTCGCATCCATCGACAGGATCAGCGTCGGAACTCCGGCGCGCAGGCTCGCGGCGGTCGTACCCGAGCCGCCGTGATGGACCACCGCGCGGCATGTCGGGAAGACCGCCGCATAGTTCACCGCGCCCACCACCTTGACGTGGTCGGGGAGGTCGACCTGGCTGAAGTCGCTCCACCCGGCGCATACCAGCGCGCGCTCCCCCAACTGCGCACACGCCGAGCCGATCATTGCCACCGTCTCCGCTGGCGATTCGACCGGCATGCTGCCGAAGCCGAAGCAGATCGGCGGTGTCCCGGCGGCGATCCACGACAACACCTCGTCATCGGATTCGGTCGCCAATTCCATGGTCAAGGTGCCGACGAAGGGTCGCTTGTCCCGCCATCGGGACCACTCGGCCGCCAGGCCAGGGAATGCCGCATCGTCGTAGGCCTGAACTTCCAGCGATCCGCGGTCGGCGATGCGTCGCGAGGTGGGTCCGGTGGCCCTCGGCAGGCCGAGTTCCCGCCGCTGGGCATCCTCGACCTTCTTGTTCAACCGCCAACCCAGCCAGTCGAACACCGTCATCGCTGTTCGACCCAGCGGCGACGGCAACAGCGTGACAAGCTGACCATTGGGCCGCATCGGGATGTGGTGCACAGTCACCAACGGGATGTCGTGGTACTCGGCCACATTGGCGGCCGGCTCCTGATAGCTCTGCCCCGCGATCAACACGTCGGCGTCCTCGGTCGCCGCCGTCAGCGTGGTGTTCATCTGGGCCCAGGATTCGTCGCTACGAGCCCACATCTCGCGCCACAATCCGCGGATCTCCCGGACTTTCCAGAACCGGTGCAGGACGAACGTCCAGAAGCTGCGGTAGACGTCCAGCCACGTCTTGGTATCCAGCCCATAGGCGACCGCTTCCAAGCCTGCCGACTCGGTGAAATCGACCAGGTCCGGCGGGACGGCCATCACCACGGAGTGTCCTCTGCGCTGCAGTTCCCGGCCGACAAAGACGGAAGGCTCGATATCGCCTCGGGTTCCGTAACTGGCCAACACAAACTTCATCGCGGATCGCGCCCTCTCACGTGTCGCGGCGCCAGCCGTGCTGCGTCAGTATGCGAAGACTGGTCATTCCTTGCGCCAGAGCACTCCGGTGCCGTCGATCTCGACGATCTCGGCAGAGATCCCATGCGTGGCGCGGAAATCCGTCACGGCCTGCCGACACCCATCGATGGCGTGGTAGTCATCGATGATGCAGAACCCGCCCGGGGACAACCGCGAATAAAGACCATCCAGGCCTTGGATCGTGGATTCGTAGAGATCGCCGTCGAGTCGCAGCACCGCAATGCGTTCGATCGGAGCGTCGCCCAGGGTGTCTTTGAACCAACCCGGCAGGAATCGAACCTGGTCGTCCAGCAATCCGTAGCGCTCAAAGTTGGCCCTGACGTCCTTCTCCGAGACCGCCAGGATCGGCGCGGCCAGATGAAGCCGGTCGCCCTTGTCCGCCTTGTAGTTTGCCGCATCAGGCGGCGGCACACCGGCGAAGGAATCCGCGAGCCAGACACATCGCGTCTGATCCCCGTACGCCGACAGGACGGCGCGCATCAGGATCGACGCTCCGCCGCGCCACACGCCGCATTCGACCAGATCACCGGGGACGTCCTCGGTCAGCACCGTCTCCACGCACTGTTGCAGGCTGGTGAGCCGCGTCATCCCGATCATGGTGAGGGCATCCGCCGGCCAGTCCAGACCCAAGTCGCGCTTGCGCTGATCGAACGGGCGCTTGCGCACCAACATGAAGTTGCCGATCTTGAAGACGGGTCGGTGCAACCAGTCCCATCCCACAGGTACCAGCTCATCGTTTCCGTACCTGGTCAAATCCTGCCGAAGCAGGTCTAGATAGGCAGATCGGCTATCACGATCAGTCACGGTCAAAAAACTGCCCCAATCTCCATACCGGCAAACCGGGATAAGCCTAGCCCCCCATCGACACGTTGGTGCGCAATCGGGTTCGCCTTCAGCCGTTGGGGCCGAGGGCTTTTGGTGTCTTGTCGGTCGATTTCAAACGCCACGCTGAGTTTTGGGCGAAGTTGCACCGGACGTCTGTAGACGCGGCTCCGAGGCAAAAAGGAATCTTGCGCCGATGCTGGCAAAGAAATGCTCACACCTGGCGGCCCTCCCGCTAGCGGAACACGGCGCGCGGCAGATGCTTCGATTCCGCCGCCCGGTGGACCACCACCACCGAGTCGAAAACCTCGATCCTGTCGATGATCGTCGTGGCGAACGGCACCCGGACCTCCTTGACCCGTTTCTGGTGGCCTTCCATGAGTTGGTACACCGAACTCATCTGCTGGTAGTGGGCGTGCATGGCGTCCATCAGCCACTTGGTGAAGTCGACGAATGATTCGCGCTGGTCACGGTAGAGCGTCCAGTAATTGGCGCAGACGTCTTCGACGATGTAGACCCCTCCCGGCTTGAGGCGGGGGAACAAATACTGGAACGAGGCGATCATCTGCTTGTTCGTGTGTCCACCGTCATCGAGCACGGTGTCGAACGGGCCGAACTCCTCGAGCACGCTGCTCAAGAAACTGGTGTCGGTTTGATCGCCAACCCGCACGTGGATGTCGTTTTGCGGGTCGTCGTACTGCGCGACCTTCGGGCTGATGTCGAGCCCGACGATGGTCGCGTCCGGAAGGTATTCCCGCCACATCCGCAGCGAGCCGCCCCGGTCCACGCCGATCTCGAGCATCCGTTCGGTGCGGGTCAGCACCGATTGGTAGATGGGGAAATAGTGGCGCAGCTTATGGACGTTCTCGGTGGTCTCGAACACCCGCCCGATGGCGGTGTCGCCGGGCGCGCTGTCGTCTGACCGCATCGGCACCTGTCGCGCCAGGTCGGGCCCCAGAGCGTCGAGCATGCGCTGCCGGTCTTTGTAGGCGTAACGCCGGGTAACGAACGGAGGCTTCGGCTGCAACGCCAGTCGGAATGTGCGCACCGTCACGAAACCCTGTGCCGGTCAACGCAAATAGGCTCTTTGGGAGCTCTGCAAAACGCCATGCGGATCAGCTTACTCGCCATACTTGGCAACGCCGTCAAATTTTGCCGTGAGCTGACGCGACGTCGTCAAACAGCTCGAGGTTCCGCTCCGGGGACACGTTCCCAGCAGGTCGCTCAGCCGGACGCAGCCGGGCCCACCCCGGCTTGGGCCCTCGGATCGGTGTGCTTCGGCTTGACGCGGGACTTCAACGCCAACGCTCGCTTTTCCACCAGGAACCAGCTCGCTGCGGCCAACGGCAGGGTGGCCGCCACCGAGATCACGAAGAACAGGAACGGGTTCATGCTCGCAAGCCCCGCGACTGCCAGCAGCTGCTGCACCGGGAAGGCGTAGATGTACATGCCGTAGGACACGTCCGTCCTGATGTTCAGGCGCTTCTGCTTGAGCAGCACGCCCGAGACAACCACCGCGTACGCCAGCGGCAGCCCGGCGACAATCCGGTAGTCCGGCAGCGCGCCGGCCGCCACCACGATGGCGACGCAGACTGCGACGAGCGACCATCGCGCGGGAATGACATCACGCCAGTGGTAGAGCACCGCGCCTGCGGCGAACATGATCGCGCAGCGCATGGCGAGCTGGGGAATGGTCCATACCCCGGGGAACGTCAGCGGCGGCAACATCGCCGCCCCGATTGTCGCCAGCACCAAGATCACCGGCGACACCCAGCGGAACTTCGCCAGCCCCGCGATGCCGAGGCCGACGACCGCGAGATAGCACATCAGCTCCCAGATCAGCGACCACAGCGACGCATTCCAGATGCCCGCGAAGGGGATGTCCGCCGGCGTGCCGCCGACATCGAAGTGGAGGTGGATCACCCCCAGGTTCTTCAGCACATACTCGATCGGGGCGCTGGACATCAGTAGCCGCATGGGTGAGCCACCCTGGATGGCCACGCTCACCGGGGCAATCACGAACGCCGTGACGAACAGGCAAATGTAGAAGCCGGGCAGAATCCGCAGCGCGCGAGCCGCGAGGTACGAACGGACATTCGGGTTACGCAACCAGCTCGCAGTGATCAGGAAACCCGACAGCGCGAAAAACCCGTCGACGCCCACGGAGAACAACAACTGCAGAACGACCGGCGACGATACGGCATGACCAGTGACCGGAAACGAGTGGAACAAGATCACTTCCGTCGCAAGCACCAGACGAAGCGCGTTCAACGCATTGTTGCGCGGATCGAACGCAATCCCGAGCTTCATCCGCCTCCTCAGTTCCCGGTCAGCCGCGCAATCGTATCCCCAGATTGGCTACAGCCGTAGAACTTTCACCCCTGTGGGGCGGCAGATCATCAGCTGAAGTTCGCCGACAATCGCGATATTCTTCAGTGCCTCAGGTCAGAGCCTGATACGAGTTGCCGATCACGTTTGCTGAAATTGCACGGATCGGTCAGGCCCAGGTCCCCTTGCGCCCGTGCGCAATCGCGACCCCTTCGTACAGCGGCTTCATGAATTTGCGGGAGAACCGGTACAGCAGGTTGAACTGACCACGGAAGTCGTCGAGCGCCGTCCGGAAGCCTGCTTCGCCGGCTTGGAACGCCGTGAACACCCGGTCCAGCTCGGATTCGTCCCAGGATTCGTCGCGCGCGGCCGCCCGCAGCACCTCATAGGAAACGGTCAGCCAGTCCGTCCCGAATGGTTCGGCGATGGGACCGGAATCGCGTTGCCGTCGAAGCCCCGGCTCGATGAACTCGTCAACCGCGCTCTTGTCTCCGGTGTCGAGCTCGATCGGAAGGATGGCGGAAATTCGCTTCAGTTCCCGACGCCAATCCTCGAGCAAGTTGCCGTAGTCGACGAATACTCTTGGCAGACCGCGCGTCTCCCGCTCGGCCAGCAGATTGTATTTGAGCCACAGGGAGCTCGCGAGCTGCGGTGTGGCCTTCATGAACTTCGACAGTGAGGCGCTGACCTCTTGGGGTTCACGTACCGCCAACACGGCGGCAATGTCGTAACCGGTCATACGGGCCGCATCGAACCACGCCTTACACAACACTGAGATGTGTAGGACCTTGATCACCACCAGGGGCGCGTCCGGCAGTGTCCGCAGGTAGGCCGCGATGTCGGCGGTGAAGGCCGCCTGCTCGGCGTCGCTGACCGCACCTTCGGCCTGCAGCCGAAGCGTGGGATCGAAATAGCTACTGCCATGTCGGTAGAGGAACTTCTCGTTGAGGTGCAGCGCGGCCCGCGGCTCCCAGTACCCGCGCGGATTGTTCGCGTCCGCACCGAGCATGCCAGGCGGAAGCGTCGCGCCGCTCAATGACAGCACCCGGGTAAGCGCGGAGGTGCCCGAGCGCCCCATTCCCAAGACAAATACGATGACGGGCCGCTGTTGCGTTCCGGTCCCGCCGCCGGCGCTCACGAACAACATCCCCGGGTCGGGGTCAATCCCTCAGGCTGCCTAACAGATTCGGTCATCAGAACCTCCGGTCGGGCCATCCTTGCTTTACAAGTTTGGTCCACTGAGTCAACAGTGACCGCTTGTCCCGACGTTAGCTGTGGGTAGACGTCGTCCGCAAGAGGCAAGCGACATAATTGCCATTGTGTGTACCGCTTTTGGGACACCCTATCCGGCGGGGAGACTCGGGATCGACCGGCCCACCGGCCATTTCGATCTACCGCTCGGCAATCCATTCCAACAGGGCCGGAAGACCGTCCTCGAGTGACCACTTCGGACCCCAGTCCAGGCAGTCCCGCGCTGGTTGCAGGTCGCAACTCGCGGCACGGACATCGCCGTCGCGGAATTTCGTAACCACGATCGGTTCTGGTGCCGCGCAGATGGCCGCGACTTTACGCGCCAACTCGTGGATGGTCGTGGCGTCGCCGGAACCGATATCGAGGCAACGTCGTCCGCTGGCAGGGGTACGTATCGCGGCGTACAGCGCTTCCACAACATCGTCGATGAAGACGAAGTCGCGCACAATTCGGCCGTCCTCATAGACCTCCAGGGCCTGCTGTTCGCGCGCCAGTCGGGCGAACAGGGTGACGATCCCGGTGTACGAGTTGGTCAACGACTGCCCCGGACCGTAGACGTTCTGCAGGCGCAGCACACTCAGGTTGGTGTCGTGGGCGGCCGCCCAGGAGGCCAGGAGATGCTCCTGAGCGAGTTTCGTCGCGGCATAGATGTTGGTGGGACGCGGCTCCGTCTGGCCAGCGCGGCTCGGGACCGGGACCGCGGGTTCGCCGTTGGCGCCCTGCGGATCCCAGTTACCGGCCGCCAGCTGGGCATGGCTGCGGGGTCCCGGGTAGAAGGTGCCCGTGGCACTGCGCCATGCGCCTTCACCGTAGACCGCGCGCGACGACGCCAGTACCAGTTGCCGAGGCACCAAGCCGGCGCGACTCAGCGCATCGAGAAGCTGGGTGGTACCGACTACATTGACCGACCCATGGCGCGTCGCCTCGGACAGCGATTGCGCGGTACCTGTTTCCGCGGCCAGATGAACCACCTGTGCGGGCTTGAACAACCGCAGCACCGCGTCCCAGTCGGGGGCGTGCGTAACATCTCCGGTGAACAGCCGCACCGACTCCGGCAGGTTGATGTCACCGTCTCCGGCGTGGACCTGCGGGTGCAAGACGTCCATCACGGCGACCCGGTAACCCGATTGGACCAGACGCAACGAGAGCGCCGATCCGATGAAGCCGGCGCCACCGGTGATGAGTACGGATTCAGACAAGGGTCGACGCCTCCTGTGCGGCTGCAGAGTCAGTAGGTGACCGACTGATGGCCACGTGTGCGGCCCAGGCCATGGTATCGACGTTGCCGGAAGCGGGCACAACGATGTCCCCGATCACGTCCAACGCCGCACACTCGCCAACTCTTCGATCAAATCGGCGGCTTTGTCGATGCTCTGCGCCGGGTCGGTCATCTGGGCGGCGACCGCGCGCGCACCGACGGTGTATTGCGGAGCGAGGATGCGGCGCAGGTCGGCCACCAAGGTATCCCGGGTGGTGGTCGAAAACCGGCGCGCCGTACCTGCTTTCAGCCGGTTGAGCTGCGCTCCCCACAGCGGCTGGTCACCGGCGGTCCAGAGCGCGAGCGTCGGGACGCCCGCCCGGAGACTGGCCGCCATCGTGCCCGACCCGCCGTGGTGGACCACCGCGCGGCACTGCGGGAAGATGGCGGCGTAGTTCACCACCCCCGCGACATACACGTTGTCGAACTGCGGCAGTTCGGTCAGGCCCGTCCCCCCGGCACAGACCAGCGCTCGCTCGCCCAGTTCAGCGCAGGCCGAGCTGATCATCGCGACGGTCTCGCCGGGAGATCCGATCGGGATGCTGCCGAACCCGAAGCAGATTGGCGGCGAACCCGCGCCGATCCACGACGCGACTTCCGCATCGGCCGCGGCCGCCAACTGCATGGTCAAGGTGCCGACAAAGGGCCGCCGAACCGCACTCTCCGCCCATTCGTCGGCGAGACCAGGGAAGCACACGGCGTCGTAGGCCTGGATCTCCAATGCGTCGCGGCCGGCCATGCGCCGCGGCGCCGGAGCGGCCGCGCTTGGGAGCCCCAGTTCATGCCGTTGCGCGTCCTCCGCCTGCCGCGTCAGCCGCCACCCCAGCCAGTCGTAAACCTCCATGCCCGTACGCACGACCGCGGGCGGCACCCGGGGAACGAGCCTGCCGTTGGGGCGCCATGGAAAGGTGTGCAGCGCCACCAGTGGGATGTCGTAATACTCAGCGA from Mycolicibacterium sp. MU0053 includes:
- a CDS encoding class I SAM-dependent methyltransferase; the encoded protein is MSKISGRTRLWLRAIRAEYWVARKLLPNVYSNDALICFNSHSFVDDPDFQRAYQRGARALGDEDWYQWQWRVHVGLWAASSASHLKGEFVECGVSYGFLSSAIMEYLDWDRLGKTFYLLDTFSGIDPRFITDSERESGALAKSDELVRNGMYVDSVDSVRANFAQWTNQRIIVGAVPETLDQVDAESVAYLHIDMNCAPPEVAALRHFWPRLTPGAFVLLDDYANRGRDEQRVAMDDVARELGVSICALPTGQGLLIKPPN
- a CDS encoding class I SAM-dependent methyltransferase; translated protein: MANELSASARLAVKVVRGQYWLARKLLPKVYANDGLICFNSHAFLDDPEFQRAYQRGARAVGDLDWYQWHWRVHVGLWAAKSASRLEGDFVECGVNFGFLSSAVMEHLDWDELGKTFFLLDTFAGIDPRFITDGERDAGAVKKSERSLQHGTYVSGVDSVRANFAQWRNHRIIVGAVPETLDQVDSDAVAFLHIDMNCAPPEVAALRHFWPRLTPGAFVLLDDYAYRGFDEQRRAMDELAIELNVPICALPTGQGLLVKPA
- a CDS encoding class I SAM-dependent methyltransferase encodes the protein MNEVDESCRACGSTGPHLVISVKEMYYGTRELFEYYVCVGCDTLQILTVLEGEELARHYPRKYYSYNAPVEAGVFPWLTMQQDRFSLGTGGKFIGRIIAALPPGIRSLVGTRDASGDVVRMLGLLNVGRQARVLDVGCGGGGLLERLARVGFTDLAGADPFIEADTRTPSGVPITKRFMGEVEGEFDLIMFNHSLEHVPDPVATLQAARERLAPDGICLVRLPTTSSEAWSVYGAHWCLIDAPRHTLVPSRRGMALAAEAVGLQVVDTWDDSNSSQFFGSEAYRRDIALPEIKSFVELLRIFGPKQMWRWERRSERLNREGRGDQTAFVLRAA
- a CDS encoding glycosyltransferase, which codes for MKFVLASYGTRGDIEPSVFVGRELQRRGHSVVMAVPPDLVDFTESAGLEAVAYGLDTKTWLDVYRSFWTFVLHRFWKVREIRGLWREMWARSDESWAQMNTTLTAATEDADVLIAGQSYQEPAANVAEYHDIPLVTVHHIPMRPNGQLVTLLPSPLGRTAMTVFDWLGWRLNKKVEDAQRRELGLPRATGPTSRRIADRGSLEVQAYDDAAFPGLAAEWSRWRDKRPFVGTLTMELATESDDEVLSWIAAGTPPICFGFGSMPVESPAETVAMIGSACAQLGERALVCAGWSDFSQVDLPDHVKVVGAVNYAAVFPTCRAVVHHGGSGTTAASLRAGVPTLILSMDANQALWGGQIKRLKVGTTRRFSKSNRDNLVADLRRILAPGYAGRARELATAMSKPADSVINAADVVEKFADSRRPA
- a CDS encoding TylF/MycF/NovP-related O-methyltransferase; this encodes MTDRDSRSAYLDLLRQDLTRYGNDELVPVGWDWLHRPVFKIGNFMLVRKRPFDQRKRDLGLDWPADALTMIGMTRLTSLQQCVETVLTEDVPGDLVECGVWRGGASILMRAVLSAYGDQTRCVWLADSFAGVPPPDAANYKADKGDRLHLAAPILAVSEKDVRANFERYGLLDDQVRFLPGWFKDTLGDAPIERIAVLRLDGDLYESTIQGLDGLYSRLSPGGFCIIDDYHAIDGCRQAVTDFRATHGISAEIVEIDGTGVLWRKE
- a CDS encoding class I SAM-dependent methyltransferase, whose amino-acid sequence is MLDALGPDLARQVPMRSDDSAPGDTAIGRVFETTENVHKLRHYFPIYQSVLTRTERMLEIGVDRGGSLRMWREYLPDATIVGLDISPKVAQYDDPQNDIHVRVGDQTDTSFLSSVLEEFGPFDTVLDDGGHTNKQMIASFQYLFPRLKPGGVYIVEDVCANYWTLYRDQRESFVDFTKWLMDAMHAHYQQMSSVYQLMEGHQKRVKEVRVPFATTIIDRIEVFDSVVVVHRAAESKHLPRAVFR
- a CDS encoding acyltransferase family protein, with the translated sequence MKLGIAFDPRNNALNALRLVLATEVILFHSFPVTGHAVSSPVVLQLLFSVGVDGFFALSGFLITASWLRNPNVRSYLAARALRILPGFYICLFVTAFVIAPVSVAIQGGSPMRLLMSSAPIEYVLKNLGVIHLHFDVGGTPADIPFAGIWNASLWSLIWELMCYLAVVGLGIAGLAKFRWVSPVILVLATIGAAMLPPLTFPGVWTIPQLAMRCAIMFAAGAVLYHWRDVIPARWSLVAVCVAIVVAAGALPDYRIVAGLPLAYAVVVSGVLLKQKRLNIRTDVSYGMYIYAFPVQQLLAVAGLASMNPFLFFVISVAATLPLAAASWFLVEKRALALKSRVKPKHTDPRAQAGVGPAASG
- a CDS encoding sulfotransferase family protein, with product MGRSGTSALTRVLSLSGATLPPGMLGADANNPRGYWEPRAALHLNEKFLYRHGSSYFDPTLRLQAEGAVSDAEQAAFTADIAAYLRTLPDAPLVVIKVLHISVLCKAWFDAARMTGYDIAAVLAVREPQEVSASLSKFMKATPQLASSLWLKYNLLAERETRGLPRVFVDYGNLLEDWRRELKRISAILPIELDTGDKSAVDEFIEPGLRRQRDSGPIAEPFGTDWLTVSYEVLRAAARDESWDESELDRVFTAFQAGEAGFRTALDDFRGQFNLLYRFSRKFMKPLYEGVAIAHGRKGTWA
- a CDS encoding NAD-dependent epimerase/dehydratase family protein, translating into MSESVLITGGAGFIGSALSLRLVQSGYRVAVMDVLHPQVHAGDGDINLPESVRLFTGDVTHAPDWDAVLRLFKPAQVVHLAAETGTAQSLSEATRHGSVNVVGTTQLLDALSRAGLVPRQLVLASSRAVYGEGAWRSATGTFYPGPRSHAQLAAGNWDPQGANGEPAVPVPSRAGQTEPRPTNIYAATKLAQEHLLASWAAAHDTNLSVLRLQNVYGPGQSLTNSYTGIVTLFARLAREQQALEVYEDGRIVRDFVFIDDVVEALYAAIRTPASGRRCLDIGSGDATTIHELARKVAAICAAPEPIVVTKFRDGDVRAASCDLQPARDCLDWGPKWSLEDGLPALLEWIAER
- a CDS encoding glycosyltransferase; this translates as MRFAMATYGTRGDIEPSVAVGRELQRRGHQVTMAVPPDLVGFADEAGLAAMAYGAEIEPQLDAYRDGWTRWTRRFWRVQDLVELSREALGSVKQHWAEMNGTLVRLADGADLLSTGVGYEQPAANVAEYYDIPLVALHTFPWRPNGRLVPRVPPAVVRTGMEVYDWLGWRLTRQAEDAQRHELGLPSAAAPAPRRMAGRDALEIQAYDAVCFPGLADEWAESAVRRPFVGTLTMQLAAAADAEVASWIGAGSPPICFGFGSIPIGSPGETVAMISSACAELGERALVCAGGTGLTELPQFDNVYVAGVVNYAAIFPQCRAVVHHGGSGTMAASLRAGVPTLALWTAGDQPLWGAQLNRLKAGTARRFSTTTRDTLVADLRRILAPQYTVGARAVAAQMTDPAQSIDKAADLIEELASVRRWT